A window of the Cannabis sativa cultivar Pink pepper isolate KNU-18-1 chromosome X, ASM2916894v1, whole genome shotgun sequence genome harbors these coding sequences:
- the LOC133032817 gene encoding protein trichome birefringence-like 6 has protein sequence MKEVLGMDRQRSFSFKPKRLLVFSLTICSSIIFMVLFSIWVIQLTPSVFQQTHLQFNASSLLTAQSLTGFNRSSSVVSGVQGSILIHTQFSKHENDSDWSGISVIGGLEEENNESEVVEDGEENEDTSVVSGVQDPLLIDTQLSKPVNVSGFSGISVIGVLEKESSESKVVEKEDEDKESLTENSPPPIVRSEVSRDENVTETSSKKVEIIVEEKKSKETVLRKALISSARDCDVRRGKWVFDESYPLYTNTSCPFIDEGFNCESNGRPDKGYMKWRWQPQGCDIPRFNATKMLELIRGKRLVFVGDSLNRNQWESMLCMLMGAIKDPTKVYETHKRRITKGKGNYSFRFADYRCTVEYYVTHFLVHEGKGRVGQKRLQTLSIDSIDRSSSRWKGADILVFNTAHWWSHYKTKAGINYYQEGGQVYPRLDVSTAFRKALTTWASWVDTHINPRKTRVFFRSSAPSHFSGGQWNSGGHCNKATKPLTEISSTFVSDKNVVVEEVIKQMKTPVTVLNITGLSQYRIDGHPSVYGTRRSNSQDCSHWCLPGVPDSWNEILFAYLYQSKHGLTGF, from the exons ATGAAAGAAGTTTTGGGTATGGATAGGCAGAGAAGTTTCTCCTTCAAACCCAAAAGATTATTGGTTTTTTCTTTGACAATCTGTTCTTCTATTATCTTCATGGTATTATTTTCCATTTGGGTTATCCAACTCACCCCTTCAGTTTTTCAGCAGACCCATCTTCAGTTCAATGCTTCTTCTCTCTTAACTGCTCAATCTCTTACTGGTTTCAATCGAAGTTCTTCAGTAGTAAGTGGTGTTCAAGGTTCAATTTTGATTCACACCCAGTTCAGTAAACATGAAAATGATTCTGACTGGTCAGGGATTTCAGTTATTGGTGGTCTAGAGGAAGAGAATAATGAATCCGAAGTGGTGGAAGATGGTGAAGAAAATGAAGATACTTCAGTAGTAAGTGGTGTTCAAGACCCTCTTTTGATTGATACCCAGTTGAGTAAACCTGTAAATGTTTCTGGGTTTTCTGGGATTTCAGTTATTGGTGTTCTAGAGAAAGAGAGCAGCGAATCCAAAGTGGTAGAAAAAGAAGACGAAGATAAGGAATCCTTAACTGAAAACTCACCACCGCCAATAGTGCGAAGTGAAGTTTCAAGAGATGAAAATGTTACAGAAACTTCATCCAAAAAAGTTGAGATTATCGTGGAGGAGAAGAAGAGTAAAGAAACTGTATTAAGGAAGGCTTTAATTTCAAGTGCAAGAGATTGTGATGTTAGAAGAGGAAAATGGGTTTTCGATGAAAGCTATCCATTATATACAAATACTTCTTGTCCTTTCATAGATGAAGGGTTCAATTGTGAGAGTAATGGGAGACCAGATAAAGGTTACATGAAATGGAGATGGCAACCACAAGGTTGTGACATTCCAAG GTTCAATGCCACAAAAATGCTGGAACTAATAAGAGGGAAAAGGCTTGTTTTTGTGGGTGATTCACTTAATAGAAACCAATGGGAATCCATGCTATGCATGTTAATGGGGGCTATTAAAGATCCAACTAAGGTTTATGAGACACATAAGCGTAGAATCACCAAAGGGAAGGGAAACTATAGTTTCCGTTTTGCG GATTATAGATGTACGGTTGAGTATTACGTGACCCATTTCTTAGTTCACGAAGGTAAAGGAAGAGTGGGGCAGAAGCGTTTACAGACTTTGAGCATTGATTCGATTGATCGTAGCTCATCAAGATGGAAAGGAgctgatattttagtttttaacacCGCACATTGGTGGTCCCATTACAAAACTAAAGCTGG GATTAACTACTATCAAGAAGGGGGTCAAGTTTATCCACGCCTAGATGTTTCTACAGCATTCAGAAAAGCTTTAACAACATGGGCATCATGGGTTGACACACACATCAACCCAAGAAAAACAAGAGTTTTCTTTCGAAGCTCAGCACCTTCCCATTTCAG TGGAGGGCAGTGGAATTCAGGTGGGCACTGTAATAAAGCAACTAAACCACTTACTGAAATTTCGAGCACATTTGTATCTGACAAAAATGTAGTAGTAGAAGAGGTGATCAAACAGATGAAAACTCCTGTTACTGTGTTGAACATAACCGGTTTATCCCAATATAGGATAGATGGTCATCCCTCTGTTTATGGTACAAGAAGATCAAACAGTCAAGATTGCAGTCATTGGTGTCTTCCTGGGGTTCCGGATTCTTGGAATGAGATACTGTTTGCTTATTTATACCAGTCCAAACATGGGTTAACAGGATTTTAG